One window of Novosphingobium sp. P6W genomic DNA carries:
- a CDS encoding enoyl-CoA hydratase-related protein produces the protein MTYQHILYSLEDGVARISLNDPKTMNGVTEAMGHEMVHALDQASREARAVLLTGEGKGFCSGANLAAAQDMLADPLRDVGGQLDRAFNPVIMAIKTMEQPVVTAIRGAAAGFGAGLAAAGDVVLMAEGSYFFCAFCHVGLVPDGGATYLLAQAVGRVRAMQMMLLGEKVDAKTALDWGLATKVVPEADLDGEAMKLAKALARGPRSLGLIKRMAWDALDSSLETALQAERRNQREAGRSEDFLEGVNSFLEKRRPVFKGQ, from the coding sequence ATGACGTACCAGCACATCCTCTATTCGCTGGAGGACGGCGTCGCGCGCATTTCTCTGAACGATCCCAAGACCATGAACGGCGTGACCGAAGCGATGGGCCACGAAATGGTCCACGCGCTGGACCAAGCATCGCGCGAAGCCCGCGCGGTGCTGCTTACGGGTGAGGGCAAGGGGTTCTGTTCGGGCGCGAACCTTGCCGCGGCGCAGGACATGCTTGCCGATCCGCTGCGCGACGTCGGCGGCCAGCTGGACCGCGCGTTCAACCCCGTCATCATGGCGATCAAGACCATGGAGCAGCCGGTGGTGACCGCGATTCGCGGCGCTGCGGCAGGCTTCGGCGCCGGCCTTGCGGCGGCGGGCGACGTCGTGCTGATGGCCGAGGGTTCGTACTTCTTCTGCGCGTTCTGCCACGTCGGCCTGGTGCCTGATGGCGGCGCCACGTACCTGCTGGCGCAGGCGGTCGGCCGGGTGCGCGCGATGCAGATGATGCTGCTGGGCGAGAAGGTCGATGCCAAGACCGCGCTCGACTGGGGGCTGGCCACCAAGGTCGTGCCCGAGGCGGACCTCGACGGTGAAGCGATGAAGCTGGCGAAGGCTCTGGCGCGCGGGCCGCGTTCACTGGGTCTTATCAAGCGGATGGCCTGGGATGCGCTCGATTCCAGCCTCGAGACGGCGCTTCAGGCGGAACGCAGGAACCAGCGCGAGGCGGGGCGCAGCGAGGATTTCCTTGAAGGCGTGAACTCCTTCCTCGAAAAGCGCAGGCCGGTGTTCAAGGGGCAGTAA
- a CDS encoding SapC family protein produces the protein MASAPQNPALPLFYKDLIPLNSQQHANWKTRATDKATWLVGINSVPLTVEEFPQAQRNFPIIFTAGPDPIPLVLMGMNEGVNVFVDEDGIVNTPIYIPAYARRYPFMLAKLRNDADELSLCVDPTSDLVGEIEEGEALFNDEGQPSDATTNMLKFCENFEMAGTKTANFMAELQKHKLLMDGELNIDLGNGQPPFNYRGFQMVDENKLREVRGDVLRTWNQNGMLPLIYAHLFSLDLVRDIFGRQAGQGKVPNMPVNG, from the coding sequence ATGGCCAGCGCGCCTCAGAATCCTGCACTGCCCCTGTTCTACAAGGACCTCATTCCGCTGAATTCGCAGCAGCATGCGAACTGGAAGACCCGCGCCACCGACAAGGCCACCTGGCTTGTCGGGATCAATTCGGTGCCGCTCACGGTCGAGGAGTTCCCCCAGGCCCAGCGCAACTTCCCGATCATCTTCACCGCCGGTCCCGACCCGATCCCCCTCGTGCTGATGGGCATGAACGAGGGCGTGAACGTCTTCGTCGACGAGGACGGCATCGTGAACACGCCGATCTACATCCCTGCCTATGCGCGCCGCTACCCCTTCATGCTCGCCAAGCTGCGTAACGACGCCGACGAACTGTCGCTCTGCGTCGATCCGACCAGCGACCTGGTCGGCGAGATCGAGGAAGGCGAGGCCCTGTTCAACGACGAAGGTCAGCCGAGCGACGCCACCACCAACATGCTCAAGTTCTGCGAGAACTTCGAGATGGCCGGCACCAAGACCGCCAACTTCATGGCCGAGCTGCAGAAGCACAAGCTGCTGATGGACGGCGAGCTGAACATCGACCTCGGCAACGGCCAGCCGCCCTTCAACTATCGCGGCTTCCAGATGGTCGACGAGAACAAGCTGCGCGAAGTGCGCGGCGACGTACTGCGCACGTGGAACCAGAACGGCATGCTGCCGCTGATCTACGCGCACCTCTTCTCACTTGACCTGGTTCGGGACATCTTCGGCCGCCAGGCAGGTCAGGGCAAAGTGCCGAACATGCCGGTAAACGGCTGA
- a CDS encoding DEAD/DEAH box helicase yields the protein MSFADLGLSNELLQAVETAGYTEPTPIQAQTIPPVLMMKDIIGIAQTGTGKTAAFVLPMIDILGHGRRRALMPRSLILEPTRELAAQVAENFEKYGKNHDLKMALLIGGVQMGDQLKALSAGVDVLIATPGRLMDLFERGKIMLTGCELLVIDEADRMLDMGFIPDIETICSKLPANRQTLLFSATMPPVIKKLADRFLTNPKYIEVARPASNNTSIVQHKIAVPSRKKREVLRELLKTDNVTTAIVFANRKTTVRELAKSLKSYGFSAGEIHGDMDQASRNAELERFKAGEISILCASDVAARGLDVKGVSHVFNFDTPWHPDDYVHRIGRTGRGGAKGRAFTFVAPEDAEAIANVEKLTGGPIPIYELGLGDTAEAHDEKPARAAKPAREEKPAREEKPKREPRARREAPAKPEAAEPREVAEQPEVAPKREDRPARTPRRQPRAEEPRREVQPERPAPSAPVSAPASARSGRRRDAEPVARDDGSWNGPVPNFLHVSAL from the coding sequence ATGAGCTTTGCCGATCTCGGCCTGTCGAACGAATTGCTCCAAGCGGTCGAGACCGCGGGTTATACTGAGCCGACTCCGATCCAGGCGCAGACGATCCCGCCCGTGCTGATGATGAAGGACATCATCGGCATCGCGCAGACGGGCACCGGAAAGACCGCCGCTTTCGTGCTGCCGATGATCGACATTCTCGGTCATGGCCGCCGCCGCGCGCTGATGCCGCGCTCGTTGATCCTCGAACCGACGCGCGAACTCGCCGCGCAGGTGGCGGAGAACTTCGAGAAGTACGGCAAGAACCACGATCTCAAGATGGCGCTGCTGATCGGCGGCGTGCAGATGGGTGACCAGCTGAAGGCACTGTCCGCCGGTGTCGACGTGCTGATCGCCACGCCGGGCCGCCTGATGGACCTGTTCGAGCGCGGCAAGATCATGCTCACCGGCTGCGAACTGCTCGTCATCGACGAAGCCGACCGTATGCTCGACATGGGCTTCATCCCCGACATCGAGACGATCTGCTCCAAGCTGCCGGCAAATCGCCAGACGCTGCTGTTCTCGGCAACGATGCCGCCGGTCATCAAGAAGCTGGCCGACCGCTTCCTGACGAACCCCAAGTACATCGAAGTCGCCCGTCCGGCGTCGAACAACACCAGCATCGTCCAGCACAAGATCGCCGTGCCTTCGCGCAAGAAGCGTGAAGTCCTGCGCGAACTGCTGAAGACGGACAACGTCACCACCGCGATCGTCTTCGCCAACCGTAAGACCACCGTGCGCGAACTGGCCAAGAGCCTGAAGAGCTACGGTTTCTCGGCCGGCGAAATCCACGGCGACATGGACCAGGCTTCGCGCAACGCGGAACTGGAACGGTTCAAGGCCGGTGAGATCAGCATCCTTTGCGCTTCCGACGTCGCCGCGCGCGGCCTCGACGTGAAGGGTGTGAGCCACGTCTTCAACTTCGACACCCCCTGGCACCCCGACGACTACGTCCACCGCATCGGCCGCACCGGTCGCGGCGGAGCCAAGGGCCGCGCCTTCACCTTCGTCGCCCCCGAGGACGCCGAGGCGATCGCCAATGTCGAGAAGCTGACCGGCGGCCCGATCCCGATCTATGAGCTTGGCCTTGGCGACACGGCCGAAGCCCATGACGAAAAGCCCGCACGTGCAGCCAAGCCTGCCCGTGAGGAAAAGCCCGCCCGCGAAGAAAAGCCCAAGCGCGAGCCGCGTGCCCGGCGCGAGGCTCCTGCCAAGCCCGAAGCGGCCGAGCCGCGTGAAGTGGCCGAACAGCCCGAAGTAGCGCCAAAGCGTGAGGATCGCCCCGCGCGTACCCCGCGCCGTCAGCCGCGTGCCGAGGAGCCCCGGCGCGAAGTGCAGCCGGAAAGGCCTGCGCCCAGCGCTCCGGTCTCTGCTCCTGCTTCCGCCCGTAGCGGACGCCGCCGCGATGCGGAGCCGGTGGCCCGCGACGACGGCAGCTGGAACGGCCCGGTCCCCAACTTCCTTCACGTCTCGGCGCTCTGA
- a CDS encoding YbdD/YjiX family protein, protein MSGFFKRLRETARLMVGQPPYEVYLAHMAKHHPDAAPLNRVEFFRNRENARFSGAGGGKCC, encoded by the coding sequence ATGAGCGGGTTCTTCAAACGCCTGCGGGAAACTGCCCGGCTGATGGTCGGCCAGCCGCCTTACGAGGTCTATCTCGCGCACATGGCGAAACACCACCCCGATGCCGCGCCGCTGAACCGCGTGGAGTTCTTCCGCAACCGGGAGAACGCCCGCTTCAGCGGCGCGGGCGGAGGCAAGTGCTGCTGA
- a CDS encoding nitronate monooxygenase family protein has product MAFKTRVTEMLGIEHPIVQGGMQGVGYAELASAVSNAGGLGTLTALTQPSPEALRDEIERCRSMTDKPFAVNITVFPTILPPDYKAYAQAVIDGGVKIVETAGTQQVREIWEMVKPHGITVLHKCTAVRHALSAEKHGCDIISIDGFECAGHPGEDDIPGLILIPSAADKVKIPMLASGGIGDGRGLVAALALGAEGINMGTRFCATKEAPIHDNVKAKYVENDERGTNLIFRKFKNTARVGKNAVSDEVVEISARPDAQFEDIRHLVAGAVGRELLASGDLDKGIFWAGMVQGLIHDVPTCKELIERIVGEAEEIVKTRFGRMLA; this is encoded by the coding sequence ATGGCATTCAAGACCCGCGTCACCGAGATGCTCGGCATTGAACATCCGATCGTCCAGGGCGGCATGCAGGGCGTGGGCTACGCCGAACTGGCGAGCGCGGTGTCGAATGCAGGCGGCCTCGGCACTCTGACCGCGCTCACCCAGCCCAGCCCCGAGGCCCTGCGCGACGAGATCGAGCGTTGCCGGTCGATGACCGACAAGCCCTTCGCGGTGAACATCACCGTCTTCCCGACGATCCTGCCGCCTGACTACAAAGCCTATGCCCAGGCGGTGATCGACGGCGGCGTGAAGATCGTCGAGACAGCCGGAACCCAGCAGGTGCGCGAAATCTGGGAAATGGTGAAGCCCCACGGTATCACCGTGCTGCACAAGTGCACCGCCGTGCGCCACGCGCTTTCGGCCGAGAAGCACGGCTGCGACATCATCTCGATCGACGGTTTCGAATGCGCCGGTCATCCGGGCGAGGACGATATTCCAGGGCTGATCCTGATCCCCTCGGCGGCGGACAAGGTGAAGATCCCGATGCTGGCATCCGGCGGGATCGGTGACGGGCGAGGCCTTGTCGCGGCGCTGGCGCTGGGGGCGGAGGGCATCAACATGGGCACCCGCTTCTGCGCCACGAAGGAAGCGCCGATCCACGACAACGTGAAGGCCAAATACGTTGAGAACGACGAGCGCGGCACCAACCTGATATTCCGCAAGTTCAAGAATACCGCGCGCGTAGGCAAGAACGCCGTCTCTGACGAAGTGGTCGAGATTTCGGCGCGTCCCGACGCACAGTTCGAGGATATCCGCCATCTGGTGGCCGGAGCGGTGGGACGCGAACTGCTCGCAAGCGGCGATCTCGACAAAGGGATATTCTGGGCGGGGATGGTGCAGGGCTTGATCCACGACGTGCCCACCTGCAAGGAACTGATCGAAAGGATCGTTGGCGAAGCCGAGGAGATCGTGAAAACACGCTTCGGTAGAATGCTCGCCTGA
- a CDS encoding FAD-binding oxidoreductase, giving the protein MTASLASPDPFLEDALALLGPRGLTCDPDFVSPWLTDWRGRFTGKACALASPANVEELSQLVRLCGQHGVPIVPQGGNSGMSGGATPDQTGKALLLSLRRMNHIREIDAEAGRVTCEAGVVLQTLHEAAEAQDLRFPLTLGGKGSATVGGLISTNAGGSQVLRHGSMRALVLGLEAVLADGQVFSMLTPLKKDNRGFDLKQLLIGSEGTLGIVTAATLRLLPAVAERVVIWAGVSSLPAARTLLLHCEAMEGEALEGFEVMPQASIDAVKDHMPAARAPLEDRHAWHVLIEVVADRAGAATLRERCEAMMADAFEKELLEDAAMSASETQAEAFWLIRETVPAAERARGPAVQHDISVPVEKMPAFVEVTAPMLEAEFPGTEAIAFGHLGDGNVHYHVIAPQVTDGKAWNANEGKAISRRVHDLVTQWGGSISAEHGIGQLKRDELVRLGDPVALYMLRAVKQALDPQGLLNPGKLI; this is encoded by the coding sequence ATGACTGCTTCACTCGCCTCCCCCGACCCGTTTCTCGAAGACGCCCTTGCCCTGCTCGGCCCGCGCGGACTGACATGCGACCCCGACTTTGTCTCGCCCTGGCTGACCGACTGGCGCGGGCGCTTCACAGGCAAGGCCTGCGCCCTTGCCTCGCCGGCGAATGTGGAGGAACTCTCGCAGCTCGTGCGGCTTTGCGGCCAGCACGGCGTGCCGATCGTGCCGCAGGGCGGAAACTCCGGCATGTCGGGCGGCGCCACTCCCGACCAGACGGGCAAGGCCCTACTCCTCTCGCTGCGCCGGATGAACCATATCCGCGAGATCGACGCCGAAGCGGGCCGCGTCACCTGCGAGGCCGGCGTTGTCCTCCAGACCTTGCACGAAGCAGCAGAAGCACAGGACCTGCGCTTCCCGCTCACGCTGGGCGGCAAGGGGTCCGCGACGGTAGGCGGCCTCATATCCACCAACGCCGGCGGATCGCAGGTACTGCGCCACGGCTCCATGCGCGCGCTGGTGCTGGGGTTGGAGGCGGTGCTGGCCGACGGCCAGGTTTTCTCGATGCTCACCCCGCTCAAGAAGGACAACCGGGGCTTCGATCTGAAGCAGCTGCTGATCGGCTCTGAAGGCACGCTCGGCATTGTCACTGCCGCCACGCTAAGGCTGCTTCCCGCCGTGGCCGAGCGCGTAGTGATCTGGGCCGGGGTTTCCTCCCTGCCCGCAGCGCGCACGCTGCTGCTCCACTGCGAGGCGATGGAGGGCGAGGCGCTCGAAGGCTTCGAGGTGATGCCCCAGGCCAGCATCGACGCGGTGAAGGACCATATGCCCGCCGCCCGCGCCCCGCTGGAGGATCGCCATGCGTGGCATGTCCTCATCGAAGTCGTCGCCGACCGCGCCGGCGCCGCGACCTTGCGCGAACGCTGCGAGGCGATGATGGCCGATGCCTTCGAGAAGGAACTGCTGGAAGACGCCGCGATGTCCGCCAGCGAAACCCAGGCCGAAGCCTTCTGGCTGATCCGCGAGACCGTCCCCGCCGCCGAGCGCGCGCGCGGGCCCGCCGTCCAGCACGATATCTCCGTTCCGGTGGAGAAGATGCCGGCCTTCGTCGAGGTGACCGCGCCCATGCTGGAGGCGGAATTTCCCGGCACCGAGGCGATCGCCTTCGGCCATCTCGGCGACGGCAACGTTCACTACCACGTCATCGCCCCGCAAGTGACCGATGGAAAGGCGTGGAACGCGAACGAAGGCAAGGCGATCAGCCGCCGCGTCCATGATCTGGTGACGCAGTGGGGCGGCTCGATCTCGGCCGAGCACGGCATCGGCCAGCTCAAGCGCGACGAACTGGTGCGGCTGGGCGATCCGGTGGCGCTATATATGCTGCGCGCGGTCAAACAGGCGCTCGATCCGCAAGGGCTGCTTAATCCGGGAAAACTGATCTAG